A window of the Lactuca sativa cultivar Salinas chromosome 5, Lsat_Salinas_v11, whole genome shotgun sequence genome harbors these coding sequences:
- the LOC111908036 gene encoding uncharacterized protein LOC111908036 has product MSRPGDWNCRSCQHLNFQRRDSCQRCGDSKHGGGGGYVGDFGSFGGGGGGSGGYGGDFGSFGARGGMNLSVFGFTGPDVRPGDWYCNVGNCGAHNFASRSSCFKCGAFKDDLATGGGGFDCDMVRGRSFGLGGGSGGSSRSGWKSGDWICGRPGCNEHNFASRMECFRCNAPREPASKSSY; this is encoded by the exons ATGAGCAGGCCAGGAGATTGGAACTGTAGATCATGCCAGCATTTGAACTTCCAAAGGAGGGACTCCTGCCAAAGATGTGGTGATTCTAAGCATGGAGGTGGCGGCGGCTATGTTGGTGATTTTGGGAgctttggtggtggtggtggtggcagtggtgGCTATGGTGGTGATTTTGGAAGCTTTGGCGCCAGAGGGGGGATGAACTTGTCAGTATTTGGTTTCACGGGGCCAGATGTGAGGCCAGGAGACTGGTACTGCAATGTGGGAAACTGTGGAGCTCATAACTTCGCTAGCCGCTCGAGTTGCTTCAAGTGTGGTGCGTTTAAGGATGACTTGGCCACCGGAGGTGGTGGATTTGACTGTGACATGGTTCGTGGCCGGAGCTTTGGGTTGGGTGGCGGAAGTGGTGGCAGTAGCCGCTCAGGGTGGAAGTCCGGTGACTGGATATGTGGAAG ACCTGGATGCAACGAGCATAACTTTGCAAGTAGAATGGAATGCTTTAGATGCAATGCACCGAGGGAACCAGCAAGCAAGTCTTCATATTAG